In Acidimicrobiales bacterium, one DNA window encodes the following:
- a CDS encoding hemolysin III family protein, with product MQTDTGESSMSAPEIPIRPELRGWSHLVAAFVAAAVAPVVIALAPEGTRALAALYAVGVVAVLGVSGFYHRVFWATRLRSFMRSLDHAMIFVFIAVTYTPVSVATLDGGARAAILAVVWGGAAVGIVMRLSWPQAPTWLVAVPYVVVGWAILPVIDRVLDGLGSGGFSLLMIGGALYTLGAVVYACGRPDPWPTRFGFHEVFHVLILAAIASHYVTVAFFALPLAGE from the coding sequence GTGCAGACGGACACCGGAGAGTCGTCGATGTCCGCCCCGGAGATACCGATCCGCCCGGAACTGCGTGGCTGGTCCCACCTCGTGGCGGCCTTCGTCGCCGCCGCGGTCGCTCCGGTGGTGATCGCCCTCGCCCCCGAGGGAACGAGAGCCCTGGCGGCTCTCTACGCGGTCGGGGTGGTCGCCGTCCTCGGCGTGTCGGGCTTCTACCACCGGGTGTTCTGGGCGACCCGACTGCGCTCGTTCATGCGGTCGCTGGACCACGCCATGATCTTCGTGTTCATCGCCGTGACCTACACGCCCGTGAGCGTCGCGACGCTCGACGGTGGCGCGCGGGCGGCGATCCTCGCGGTCGTGTGGGGCGGTGCGGCGGTGGGCATCGTCATGCGGCTCTCGTGGCCGCAGGCCCCCACGTGGCTCGTGGCCGTGCCCTACGTCGTGGTCGGATGGGCGATCCTCCCGGTCATCGACCGTGTCCTCGACGGCCTGGGCTCGGGCGGGTTCAGCCTGTTGATGATCGGCGGCGCGCTCTACACCCTCGGTGCTGTCGTCTACGCCTGTGGTCGACCTGATCCGTGGCCGACCCGGTTCGGGTTCCACGAGGTCTTCCACGTTCTGATCCTCGCCGCCATCGCCAGCCACTACGTCACGGTCGCGTTCTTCGCCCTGCCCCTCGCGGGGGAGTAG
- a CDS encoding YibE/F family protein, protein MNEAHHHHGLEGGWLNFPLGPVGRILAAALAVMTVLLVVGVALMWPSADDEGTGPLGQAVVDPVDATVIAVRSDVACASVPEGVDVRCDAVVFEIVSGPTDGELWTWEIDASSRFAPRFEVGDDVYLSTQPGVTDERFRYSFIDFDRESELGWLVVLFAVAIIALGGLQGVRALVSLGLSFLALAWFTLPAILDGASPVTVALIGSGVVAVVALITTHGLNHLSAVALLGSFAALGLTGGLAWLFVRVTNLSGIADENVRFLLVGRDAIDPRGLLLAGIVIGALGVLDDVTVTQAAAVSEIHRANPGYGARRLYSAALRVGRSHIASTTNTLVLAYAGASLPLLLLFTETELSIGQVASSELIAVEIVRTAVGTIGLVASVPVTTALAVWVVRGDAHAEDGDDREADDEDPGGASSADGPEVGRVTWDDFAPRERPM, encoded by the coding sequence GTGAACGAGGCCCATCACCACCATGGACTCGAGGGCGGCTGGCTGAACTTCCCGCTCGGTCCGGTCGGTCGGATTCTCGCTGCCGCACTCGCCGTCATGACGGTGCTCCTCGTCGTCGGCGTCGCGCTCATGTGGCCTTCGGCTGATGACGAGGGGACCGGTCCTCTCGGGCAGGCCGTGGTGGACCCGGTGGACGCCACCGTGATCGCCGTGCGCAGCGACGTGGCGTGCGCCTCGGTTCCCGAAGGGGTGGACGTGCGTTGCGACGCGGTGGTCTTCGAGATCGTCTCGGGTCCCACTGACGGTGAGCTCTGGACGTGGGAGATCGACGCGTCGAGCCGGTTCGCCCCCCGCTTCGAAGTCGGCGACGACGTGTACCTGTCGACGCAGCCCGGTGTCACCGACGAGCGGTTCCGCTACTCGTTCATCGACTTCGACCGGGAGTCCGAGCTGGGCTGGCTGGTGGTGCTCTTCGCCGTGGCCATCATCGCCCTGGGGGGGCTTCAGGGGGTGCGGGCGCTCGTGTCGCTCGGGCTCAGCTTCCTCGCCCTGGCCTGGTTCACGCTGCCGGCCATCCTCGACGGTGCGAGTCCGGTCACGGTGGCGCTCATCGGCTCAGGTGTGGTCGCTGTGGTGGCGCTCATCACGACCCACGGACTCAACCACCTGTCCGCGGTCGCTCTCCTCGGGTCCTTCGCCGCCCTCGGACTGACCGGCGGGCTCGCTTGGCTCTTCGTGCGGGTGACGAACCTCAGCGGCATCGCCGACGAGAACGTCCGTTTCCTGCTCGTCGGACGCGATGCCATCGATCCCCGCGGCCTGCTCCTCGCGGGGATCGTGATCGGCGCGCTCGGTGTGCTCGACGACGTCACGGTGACCCAGGCAGCCGCGGTCTCGGAGATCCACCGGGCGAATCCCGGGTACGGGGCACGGCGGCTGTATTCCGCCGCGCTGAGGGTCGGACGGTCCCACATCGCGTCGACGACCAACACACTCGTGCTCGCCTATGCCGGAGCGTCGCTGCCGCTGCTGCTGTTGTTCACGGAGACGGAACTGTCGATCGGGCAGGTGGCATCGAGCGAACTGATCGCAGTGGAGATCGTGCGCACGGCGGTCGGCACCATCGGCCTGGTCGCGTCGGTTCCGGTCACCACCGCGCTCGCCGTCTGGGTCGTTCGCGGTGACGCGCACGCCGAGGACGGGGACGACCGGGAGGCCGACGACGAAGACCCGGGTGGGGCATCCTCCGCCGACGGGCCCGAGGTGGGCCGAGTCACCTGGGACGACTTCGCGCCCCGCGAGCGTCCGATGTGA